A segment of the Roseiconus lacunae genome:
TCAGTCGCCGGCTGAGTTTCGTAGGCATCGAAAAGCATCGGAGTCACCGATCGCAGCGACGCTCAACCGTGAAGCGATGAAGGTCGGCTAAGGCGATTTGGCTTCTCGGTGCGGTTTGGCGCAAGGTCCGTTAGCAGACCTGTTTTGAACGCCCTTTCAATGCCGTTGGTTAAGATCGACGTGAAGGAAGTTGAGGTCCGTAGATCGACCCGCAAGCATCGTCGGCCATTCGATCACCAAACATCACGTCGACGTCGGCAGGTCGCAACGTTCGCCACCAAGGTGGCTGTCCGAATCGATCGGTGTGTCGATTTCCCCGTTGGAAATCCAGACGCTGTGGCATGGGGGAGAGCGTTCGGTCGACGTTGTCTTCACCAGTCACCGGGGCGTTGTCGAGCCCGATTTGGCCCTCGTTTAGCTCGACTTCTTGCACGTCGATCGTCGTCGGGAGACGTCGAGCCTGTGATGTTCGGTATTCAAAATCAATTTCGATCACGTCTCCGTCGGTCTGATCGACTGCCTGGGCGGTGTAAACAAACGCAATGATCGTGCCTTGTTCTTGATCGACGTTGACAACCAAGCCAGCGTTGTCTTCCCAAAAGTCGCCGACACGAATGTTACTTGCGTCCGTCGTCAAGACTTGGGGGTCATATTGAATCCGCACCTCGGCAGCTCGGACGCCCGAAGCGTTTTCGATTTGAAGGGGGGCAGTGATTTGTTTGGCGTGGTGGTCCCAGTGGGCATCCATGGAAACCGCAGCCATCAAGCGCCGGGATTCAAGCGATTCCGCAACCGGCTTACGCGTGCGTTTGACCATACGATCTTCGATTGAGAAAAGAGAAGCATTCCGTCAAACAGGTGACGGTGTACCTCTGCGATGTACTCAGTCGCTTGGTTCGAAGGCAAGCCCAACGTACGAACTTCCTGGCGGATCGATCCCTGTCGCGACGATCGGAAAAGTCCGGTGGCGAACCGGGAAAGCGGCCGGGTGGAGAAGAAAGCCGCTTTCCTTCAGCAAAGATTCGCTGTTACCAAAGCTCCGACGTGTGGACTTGGTCGATCGCCTCTTCGCGATCCTCGTCTGCTTCAACGACAGCCCCGGAAACCGGTTCGGTCGTCGGGTCTTCGGCCAGTACGTTGGTCGTCACGACTGGGGTGACATCGATCGGGGGCGATTGGTCTGCAACGGTTTCAATCGGTTCGGGCAGCACGAGGACTTCGTCGATGACGTCGACCGGCGGAGCGAACACGATTTCGGCTTCCGCAGTCATCACGCTTTGCAGACCGCCCGTTTCTGCGGTCGTCATCGCTGACATTTCTGCGTCTTCGGATGACTGAGATTCTGCGATTTGCGTCTCAGAGGTCGAAAATTCGGTACTCGCGACGCCGGACATGGATGTCGCCGTGGTCGCCGGGGGAGCGGTGATCGCAGCACCCGAATTCGCAGCCGTCGTGATCCGTTCGATTTCATTTGACCATGACGTCGAACCGACGGGCATGACTAAGGTGGTCATGAGTCGTGTGTACACGTACTGAGGCAGCAGGCCAACTTCAACAAAGTTTTGATCTTCGATGGCGTCTCCGGTCGCTAGCGTTACTGACAGCACGTTGTTGCCACCATCTTGGTAAGCGACAGGTTGCTGTTGAGCGACGGTGTAGCTTCCTGCGGCCAGATCGGTAAACGAATAGGACCCGTCGGCATCGGTCACCGTTTCAAATTGTTGGTCCGTGCCGGTGTTGGTCAACACGATCGTGACACCGCCGATCGCTTCGCCGGAATCTAATTCACCATTGCCGTTGGCGTCGGCGAACACGAAGCCCGAAATCGAATCGGTGCCGCCGTTAGTAATCGTCAGCACACCGTCGGTCTGATCGCTGCCGGAGATCGGTGCGGGAGACACGGCAACTTGGCCTTC
Coding sequences within it:
- a CDS encoding cohesin domain-containing protein, which gives rise to MIRRRPNFQSLTARRLLAAVDIPDDLTAAPAATVSVPVNIDDATGVRGAEIRLEFDPDLLELNQDDVTAGEIWDGASDTQVTVNIDQATGSVVIFVSASAAITSGEGSLVELNFSVADTATIGDTSDLDLTSVVLNEGQVAVSPAPISGSDQTDGVLTITNGGTDSISGFVFADANGNGELDSGEAIGGVTIVLTNTGTDQQFETVTDADGSYSFTDLAAGSYTVAQQQPVAYQDGGNNVLSVTLATGDAIEDQNFVEVGLLPQYVYTRLMTTLVMPVGSTSWSNEIERITTAANSGAAITAPPATTATSMSGVASTEFSTSETQIAESQSSEDAEMSAMTTAETGGLQSVMTAEAEIVFAPPVDVIDEVLVLPEPIETVADQSPPIDVTPVVTTNVLAEDPTTEPVSGAVVEADEDREEAIDQVHTSELW
- a CDS encoding cohesin domain-containing protein, yielding MVKRTRKPVAESLESRRLMAAVSMDAHWDHHAKQITAPLQIENASGVRAAEVRIQYDPQVLTTDASNIRVGDFWEDNAGLVVNVDQEQGTIIAFVYTAQAVDQTDGDVIEIDFEYRTSQARRLPTTIDVQEVELNEGQIGLDNAPVTGEDNVDRTLSPMPQRLDFQRGNRHTDRFGQPPWWRTLRPADVDVMFGDRMADDACGSIYGPQLPSRRS